A portion of the Nomia melanderi isolate GNS246 chromosome 2, iyNomMela1, whole genome shotgun sequence genome contains these proteins:
- the LOC116425998 gene encoding uncharacterized protein LOC116425998 isoform X1 — protein sequence MIYIYTYIYVFIHVRMRTYCIWCINALSVNDSKVTHTFCAGDWFTNGVQSAKLDTQSFLDSVIITNNSITKRIPLSTNEMYKSYNDPEIQRYYWAAPFLLPIGAAFILALLVLLMVLFKRCPHIIVTSIISILGALILFGIQISIKQTSIYI from the exons atgatatatatatatacatatatatatgtattcattCACGTACGTATGCGCACATATTGTATATGGTGCATAAATGCATTATCCGTAAATGATTCGAAAGTAACGCATACATTTTGCGCAG gGGACTGGTTCACAAATGGAGTTCAATCTGCAAAGCTTGACACGCAAAGCTTCCTTGATTCTGTAATTATAACCAATAATAGCATTACAAAAAGAATTCCTTTATCTacaaatgaaatgtataaatctTATAATG ATCCCGAAATACAGAGATATTATTGGGCAGCACCTTTTTTACTACCTATTGGAGCAGCTTTCATTCTTGCCTTACTAGTTCTTTTAATG GTTTTATTCAAAAGATGTCCACACATAATCGTAACGAGTATCATATCGATTCTTGGAGCActtattttatttggaatacAAATATCAATCAAACAAAcctcaatttatatttaa
- the LOC116425998 gene encoding uncharacterized protein LOC116425998 isoform X2, which translates to MYIYARDWFTNGVQSAKLDTQSFLDSVIITNNSITKRIPLSTNEMYKSYNDPEIQRYYWAAPFLLPIGAAFILALLVLLMVLFKRCPHIIVTSIISILGALILFGIQISIKQTSIYI; encoded by the exons atgtatatatacgcaA gGGACTGGTTCACAAATGGAGTTCAATCTGCAAAGCTTGACACGCAAAGCTTCCTTGATTCTGTAATTATAACCAATAATAGCATTACAAAAAGAATTCCTTTATCTacaaatgaaatgtataaatctTATAATG ATCCCGAAATACAGAGATATTATTGGGCAGCACCTTTTTTACTACCTATTGGAGCAGCTTTCATTCTTGCCTTACTAGTTCTTTTAATG GTTTTATTCAAAAGATGTCCACACATAATCGTAACGAGTATCATATCGATTCTTGGAGCActtattttatttggaatacAAATATCAATCAAACAAAcctcaatttatatttaa
- the LOC116425998 gene encoding uncharacterized protein LOC116425998 isoform X3, whose translation MFVTWGDWFTNGVQSAKLDTQSFLDSVIITNNSITKRIPLSTNEMYKSYNDPEIQRYYWAAPFLLPIGAAFILALLVLLMVLFKRCPHIIVTSIISILGALILFGIQISIKQTSIYI comes from the exons ATGTTTGTGACCTGGG gGGACTGGTTCACAAATGGAGTTCAATCTGCAAAGCTTGACACGCAAAGCTTCCTTGATTCTGTAATTATAACCAATAATAGCATTACAAAAAGAATTCCTTTATCTacaaatgaaatgtataaatctTATAATG ATCCCGAAATACAGAGATATTATTGGGCAGCACCTTTTTTACTACCTATTGGAGCAGCTTTCATTCTTGCCTTACTAGTTCTTTTAATG GTTTTATTCAAAAGATGTCCACACATAATCGTAACGAGTATCATATCGATTCTTGGAGCActtattttatttggaatacAAATATCAATCAAACAAAcctcaatttatatttaa